A single genomic interval of Methylocystis sp. IM3 harbors:
- a CDS encoding TIGR02300 family protein, with protein sequence MAKPQLGAKRQCQSCATKFYDLNKDPIVCPKCGTIFQVAALARAPGRVEEEETEVEKEGVDTVSLDEVEESENAAETIDVEDDVELVGDDADDDTFLEAEEGEDDDVSGLIDGDIETDDEG encoded by the coding sequence GTGGCCAAACCCCAACTCGGCGCCAAGCGCCAATGCCAGTCCTGCGCGACGAAATTCTACGATCTCAACAAGGACCCGATCGTCTGCCCGAAATGCGGGACGATCTTCCAGGTCGCCGCCCTCGCCCGCGCCCCCGGCCGCGTCGAGGAGGAAGAGACCGAGGTCGAGAAGGAGGGCGTCGACACGGTGTCGCTCGACGAGGTCGAAGAGAGCGAAAACGCCGCCGAGACGATCGACGTCGAGGACGATGTGGAACTCGTCGGCGACGATGCGGACGACGACACCTTCCTCGAGGCGGAGGAAGGCGAGGACGACGACGTTTCCGGCCTCATCGACGGCGACATAGAGACCGACGACGAAGGCTGA
- a CDS encoding MucR family transcriptional regulator, with translation MTLNNNIELAADIVSAYVSNNSVPAGELPSLISEVYNALLRVGSGAPVAPAEPPKPAVPVKRSVNNDYVICLEDGKKFKSLKRHLRTQYGLSPEEYREKWGLPADYPMVAPNYAKARSNLAKQMGLGQQRRRRGK, from the coding sequence ATGACCCTCAACAACAATATCGAGCTCGCAGCCGATATCGTCTCCGCCTATGTGAGTAATAATTCCGTGCCCGCCGGCGAATTGCCCAGCCTGATCAGCGAAGTCTACAACGCCCTGCTGCGGGTGGGCTCCGGCGCTCCCGTGGCGCCGGCCGAGCCGCCGAAACCCGCGGTGCCCGTCAAGCGGTCTGTCAATAACGACTACGTCATCTGTCTCGAGGACGGCAAGAAGTTCAAGTCGCTCAAGCGCCATCTGCGCACGCAGTACGGCCTGTCGCCCGAAGAGTACCGCGAAAAATGGGGGCTGCCGGCCGATTATCCGATGGTTGCGCCCAATTACGCCAAGGCGCGCTCCAATCTCGCAAAGCAGATGGGCCTCGGCCAGCAGCGCCGCCGCCGCGGCAAATAA
- a CDS encoding MDR family oxidoreductase, producing MSSFRAIRVDKNSQGYEAAYVQMCDDALMEGDVDLDVLYSAINYKDGLAVTGKGPVVRRFPMVPGVDLVGRVTRAAHPGFAVGDVVAATGCGLGEAHYGGFAQRARLSGDWLVKLPAPLTPPRAMAVGTAGLTAMFCVLALEGHGLTPADGPAVVSGASGGVGSFAVALLAQAGWRVAAITGHAAEAAYLKSIGAAEVLSRDDFSAPGKALQPQRFAAGVDTVGGVTLANLLSQTRFDGAIAACGNVGGMDLPASVAPFILRGVSLLGVESVRPRIELRRAAWARIAAGLDTAMIDAMCEIIPFDQALERARSIVTGKIRGRVVIEMP from the coding sequence ATGAGTTCGTTTAGAGCGATCAGAGTTGACAAGAATTCGCAAGGTTACGAGGCTGCTTACGTTCAGATGTGCGACGACGCGCTGATGGAGGGCGACGTCGATCTCGACGTGCTCTACTCCGCCATCAACTACAAGGACGGGCTCGCGGTGACCGGAAAGGGGCCGGTCGTGCGCCGCTTTCCCATGGTGCCGGGCGTCGATCTCGTCGGGCGCGTGACGCGCGCCGCGCATCCGGGCTTCGCAGTGGGCGACGTGGTGGCGGCGACGGGCTGCGGCCTGGGGGAAGCCCATTACGGGGGCTTTGCGCAAAGGGCGCGTCTTTCCGGCGATTGGCTGGTGAAGCTGCCGGCGCCGCTCACGCCGCCGCGCGCCATGGCGGTGGGCACAGCGGGCCTCACCGCCATGTTCTGCGTGCTGGCGCTCGAGGGCCATGGTCTGACGCCTGCCGACGGGCCCGCGGTCGTTTCGGGCGCCTCCGGCGGCGTCGGCTCCTTCGCGGTGGCCCTGCTCGCGCAGGCCGGATGGCGCGTCGCGGCGATCACCGGACACGCCGCCGAAGCGGCCTACCTCAAATCCATTGGCGCCGCCGAAGTCCTCTCCCGCGACGATTTTTCGGCGCCCGGCAAGGCCCTGCAACCGCAGCGCTTCGCCGCGGGCGTCGATACGGTCGGCGGCGTCACGCTGGCCAATCTGCTGTCGCAGACCCGGTTCGACGGCGCCATCGCCGCCTGCGGCAATGTCGGCGGCATGGATCTGCCGGCGAGCGTCGCGCCCTTCATCCTGCGCGGCGTGTCGCTTCTCGGGGTCGAGAGCGTGCGGCCGAGGATCGAACTGCGCCGCGCCGCCTGGGCGCGTATCGCGGCCGGTCTCGACACGGCGATGATCGACGCCATGTGTGAAATTATCCCCTTCGATCAGGCGCTGGAGCGGGCGCGCTCGATCGTGACGGGAAAGATCAGAGGGCGCGTCGTCATCGAAATGCCCTGA
- a CDS encoding GreA/GreB family elongation factor, whose amino-acid sequence MSSAFTKEQEDDNPREDLPDRPVSPHRNLVTPEGLQQIDDALTRLHVEVERATAADDNHALAIAQRDIRYWAARRASAEVVRPIADHSHVRFGHRVVVELEGGETRIFRLVGEDEADPAQGLIPYVAPLAQALMGKSVGDGVEVMHHGARIVEIG is encoded by the coding sequence ATGAGTTCGGCTTTCACGAAGGAACAGGAAGACGACAACCCCCGCGAGGATCTCCCCGATCGGCCGGTGAGTCCGCATCGCAATCTAGTGACGCCGGAAGGCTTGCAGCAGATCGACGACGCGCTCACGCGTCTCCATGTCGAAGTCGAACGGGCGACCGCCGCGGACGACAACCATGCGCTCGCCATTGCGCAGCGCGATATACGCTACTGGGCGGCGCGTCGCGCCAGCGCCGAGGTGGTTCGGCCGATCGCGGATCATTCCCACGTCCGCTTCGGCCATCGTGTCGTCGTGGAGCTCGAGGGCGGGGAGACGCGCATCTTCCGGCTCGTTGGCGAGGACGAGGCCGATCCCGCGCAGGGGCTCATTCCCTATGTCGCGCCGCTCGCGCAGGCGCTGATGGGCAAGAGCGTCGGCGACGGGGTCGAGGTCATGCACCACGGCGCCAGGATCGTGGAGATCGGGTGA
- a CDS encoding division plane positioning ATPase MipZ: MRTIAFVTQKGGAGKSTLASGVAVAARAAGERVFVIDLDPLQTLATWARSRETADLGVEHVPPGKLSKAIAALEKKGVTLLVLDAPGQDGEESAAAIRAADLCIIPARPNAFDLWASEKTRAQVKEAGCDYAFLLNQCPPSQQSARVDLGVKALEAIGGLLAPLVSARVDYQEAARLGLGVTEYNPEGVAAQEMKELWGSIKRRLKRAGAKPAPKAKPVEKDAPAPKAQAAAKSKEALKGAARKAAKAA, encoded by the coding sequence ATGCGAACCATAGCTTTCGTTACGCAAAAGGGCGGCGCCGGCAAGAGCACGCTCGCGAGCGGCGTCGCCGTCGCCGCGCGCGCGGCGGGCGAGCGCGTCTTCGTCATCGACCTCGATCCGCTGCAGACGCTCGCCACCTGGGCGCGCTCGCGCGAAACCGCCGACCTCGGCGTGGAGCACGTGCCGCCCGGAAAACTCTCCAAGGCCATCGCCGCGCTCGAGAAGAAGGGCGTCACGCTTCTCGTGCTCGACGCGCCCGGCCAGGACGGCGAGGAGTCGGCCGCGGCGATTCGCGCCGCCGATCTCTGCATCATCCCCGCGCGCCCCAACGCCTTCGACCTCTGGGCCAGCGAGAAGACCCGCGCGCAGGTGAAGGAAGCAGGGTGCGACTACGCCTTCCTGCTCAACCAATGTCCGCCGTCGCAGCAAAGCGCGCGCGTCGATCTCGGCGTCAAGGCGCTGGAGGCGATCGGCGGCCTTCTGGCGCCCCTCGTTTCGGCCCGCGTCGATTATCAGGAGGCGGCGCGGCTCGGCCTCGGCGTCACGGAATACAATCCCGAGGGCGTCGCCGCGCAGGAGATGAAGGAACTCTGGGGCTCGATCAAGCGCCGCCTGAAACGCGCCGGCGCCAAGCCCGCGCCGAAAGCGAAGCCCGTAGAAAAGGACGCGCCGGCGCCGAAAGCGCAGGCGGCCGCAAAGTCCAAAGAGGCGCTGAAAGGCGCCGCCAGAAAAGCCGCGAAGGCCGCTTGA
- a CDS encoding replication-associated recombination protein A encodes MTDLFEAAGLDRNAPRPLADRLRPTRLDEVVGQDHLLGPDGALMRLVRGGALGSLILWGPPGSGKTTVARLLAHETDLAFVQISAIFSGVADLKKTFEAARARRAAGRGTLLFVDEIHRFNRAQQDSFLPVMEDGTITLIGATTENPSFELNAALLSRARVMTFRPLDAAAIEKLLARAEATEGKTLPLDADARAALVAMADGDGRAALTLAEEIWRAAREGEVFDRAALAEIVQRRAPIYDKAQEGHYNLISALHKCVRGSDPDAALYYFARMLDAGEDPLFLARRLVRMAVEDIGLADPQALVVANAAKDAYDFLGSPEGELALAQAVIYVATAPKSNAAYVAYKKARRLAQEKGSLMPPRIILNAPTKLMREEGYGEGYEYDHDAPDAFSGQSYWPESLKRQSFYRPVERGFERELARRLDYWERLRRERNSK; translated from the coding sequence ATGACCGACCTCTTCGAAGCCGCCGGACTCGACAGAAACGCGCCCCGGCCGCTCGCAGACCGCCTGCGCCCGACGCGCCTCGACGAGGTCGTCGGGCAGGACCATCTGCTCGGACCCGACGGCGCGCTGATGCGGCTCGTGCGCGGCGGCGCGCTGGGCTCGCTCATCCTCTGGGGGCCGCCGGGCTCGGGCAAGACGACGGTCGCGCGTCTGCTCGCGCATGAGACCGACCTCGCTTTCGTTCAAATCTCCGCGATCTTCTCCGGCGTCGCCGATCTCAAGAAAACCTTCGAAGCCGCGCGCGCGCGCCGCGCGGCGGGCCGGGGCACGCTGCTCTTCGTCGACGAGATCCATCGCTTCAATCGCGCGCAGCAGGACAGTTTTCTGCCCGTGATGGAGGACGGCACCATCACGCTGATCGGCGCGACCACGGAGAATCCGTCCTTCGAACTGAACGCCGCGCTGCTTTCGCGCGCCAGGGTGATGACGTTCAGACCCCTCGACGCCGCCGCGATCGAGAAGCTTCTCGCGCGCGCCGAGGCGACGGAAGGAAAGACCCTGCCGCTCGACGCCGACGCCCGCGCCGCGCTCGTCGCCATGGCGGACGGAGACGGCCGCGCGGCGCTGACCCTCGCGGAAGAAATCTGGCGGGCGGCGCGGGAAGGCGAGGTCTTCGACCGCGCGGCGCTGGCCGAGATCGTGCAGCGCCGCGCGCCGATCTACGACAAGGCGCAGGAGGGTCATTACAATCTGATCAGCGCGCTGCATAAATGCGTGCGCGGCTCCGATCCCGACGCCGCGCTCTATTATTTCGCGCGCATGCTCGACGCGGGCGAGGATCCGCTGTTTCTCGCAAGGCGACTCGTCCGCATGGCGGTGGAGGACATCGGCCTCGCCGATCCGCAGGCGCTCGTCGTCGCCAACGCCGCAAAGGACGCCTACGATTTTCTCGGCTCGCCGGAAGGGGAGCTCGCCCTCGCGCAGGCGGTCATCTATGTGGCGACCGCGCCCAAATCCAACGCGGCTTATGTGGCCTACAAGAAGGCCCGGCGGCTCGCGCAGGAGAAGGGTTCGCTCATGCCGCCGAGAATCATTCTCAACGCGCCGACGAAACTGATGCGCGAGGAGGGCTATGGCGAGGGCTACGAATATGACCACGACGCGCCCGACGCGTTCTCGGGACAGAGCTACTGGCCCGAATCACTGAAACGCCAGTCTTTTTACCGGCCGGTCGAGCGCGGATTCGAGCGCGAGCTGGCCAGGCGGCTCGACTATTGGGAGAGACTGCGGCGCGAACGCAACAGTAAATAG
- a CDS encoding outer membrane protein: protein MAKSALLAGVALALVAGSAIAADLPSRKAPPPAFVPPPPAFSWTGLYGGVNIGYGFGASGTSSTGWGYLSDGGAWGLPGVIPTGAAITNSSNINGVTGGGQIGYNYQFSPWLVVGVEADIQAADINSRNAGGAAIGDPFFGTHTIAVNAAHYLDWWGTVRGRVGVTLPSWPNLMVYGTGGFAYGGVNRTVSVVDSFNVGALGTASVVGNGVYDNTSTGWTAGGGVEWTPMAFPAWSLKVEYLYTDLGSTNLNIAGISTIPANGPVLVAQNRVSTRFNSVRAGVNWHFNPFGSSAPVLAKY, encoded by the coding sequence ATGGCCAAATCTGCTCTTCTCGCCGGCGTCGCGCTGGCTCTCGTCGCCGGCTCTGCGATCGCGGCCGATCTCCCCTCCCGCAAGGCCCCGCCGCCGGCCTTCGTTCCCCCGCCGCCGGCCTTCAGCTGGACCGGCCTCTACGGCGGTGTGAACATCGGCTACGGCTTCGGCGCGAGCGGCACCAGCTCGACCGGCTGGGGCTATCTGTCCGACGGCGGAGCCTGGGGCCTGCCGGGCGTCATCCCGACCGGCGCCGCGATCACCAACTCGTCGAACATCAACGGCGTGACGGGCGGCGGCCAGATTGGCTACAACTACCAGTTCTCGCCCTGGCTCGTCGTGGGCGTGGAGGCCGACATCCAGGCGGCCGACATCAACTCCCGCAACGCTGGCGGCGCGGCGATCGGCGACCCCTTCTTCGGCACGCATACGATTGCCGTCAATGCGGCCCACTATCTCGACTGGTGGGGCACGGTTCGCGGCCGCGTCGGCGTGACGTTGCCGTCCTGGCCGAATCTGATGGTCTACGGCACGGGCGGTTTCGCCTATGGTGGCGTGAACCGGACGGTCAGCGTCGTGGATAGCTTCAACGTCGGCGCCCTCGGCACCGCCTCCGTGGTCGGCAATGGCGTCTACGACAACACCTCGACCGGCTGGACCGCGGGCGGCGGCGTGGAGTGGACCCCGATGGCCTTCCCGGCCTGGTCGCTGAAGGTCGAGTATCTCTACACGGACCTTGGCTCGACGAATCTCAACATCGCCGGCATCTCCACGATTCCGGCCAATGGACCCGTCCTGGTTGCGCAGAACCGCGTGTCCACCCGCTTCAACTCGGTCCGCGCCGGCGTGAACTGGCACTTCAATCCGTTCGGCTCGAGCGCGCCGGTTCTGGCCAAATACTGA
- a CDS encoding efflux RND transporter periplasmic adaptor subunit, with protein sequence MSRTLLFLVAVVASLAAGATLPGLIARFHGSGAPAGTAPAENAAPAQEGVIPLTPAQIEAAKIGVAKAGPGVIRRQIVAPAAVKPDPDHLARVAAKVAGVVAEMRKKLGDEAQKGETVAIIDSREVADAKSEYLAAMTNYELQSQLYQREKGLFEKKITAEQLFLKAKATYTEARLRLDLARGKLAALDLSESEIAALPSQPVSRLREKEIRAPIKGRVIERLANIGLPVTAESQLYALADLSEVEVELAVPVANLAEVRVGQPVVVKGADGRAFEGAVRVINAMITPETRTGHVIAAFKNPDGALRPGVLLNAEIAIEQSPVKVLVPRAAVQLVHNEPTVFVRVKDGFEKRVVELGDGDERSVEIVKGLKAGETIAVANSFVLKAEAGKSEIPEE encoded by the coding sequence ATGTCACGCACGCTTCTCTTTCTTGTCGCGGTTGTGGCGAGCCTCGCCGCGGGCGCGACGCTGCCCGGTCTGATCGCCAGATTTCACGGCTCCGGCGCGCCGGCCGGGACGGCGCCGGCCGAAAACGCCGCGCCCGCGCAAGAAGGGGTGATCCCGCTCACGCCGGCGCAGATCGAGGCCGCGAAGATCGGCGTGGCCAAGGCGGGGCCGGGCGTGATCAGGCGCCAGATCGTCGCGCCGGCCGCCGTCAAGCCCGATCCGGATCATCTCGCCCGAGTCGCGGCGAAGGTCGCGGGCGTCGTCGCCGAGATGCGCAAGAAGCTCGGAGACGAGGCGCAGAAGGGCGAGACGGTGGCGATCATCGATTCGCGCGAGGTTGCGGACGCCAAGAGCGAATATCTGGCGGCGATGACGAATTACGAGCTTCAGTCGCAGCTCTATCAGCGCGAGAAGGGGCTCTTCGAGAAAAAGATCACGGCGGAGCAGCTCTTCCTCAAGGCCAAGGCGACCTATACCGAGGCGCGGCTCAGGCTCGATCTCGCCCGCGGCAAGCTCGCAGCGCTGGATCTTTCCGAAAGCGAGATCGCCGCGCTTCCCTCGCAGCCCGTCTCCCGTCTGCGGGAAAAAGAGATTCGCGCGCCGATCAAGGGCCGCGTCATCGAGCGTCTCGCCAATATCGGCCTGCCGGTGACGGCTGAAAGCCAGCTCTATGCTCTGGCCGATCTGTCGGAGGTGGAGGTGGAGCTCGCGGTCCCCGTCGCGAATCTTGCGGAAGTGCGGGTCGGCCAGCCGGTCGTGGTCAAGGGCGCCGACGGGCGCGCTTTCGAGGGCGCCGTACGGGTAATCAACGCCATGATCACGCCAGAGACGCGCACCGGCCATGTGATCGCCGCCTTCAAAAATCCGGATGGCGCCCTGCGGCCGGGCGTTCTGCTCAACGCCGAAATCGCCATCGAGCAGAGCCCGGTGAAAGTGCTCGTTCCCCGCGCCGCCGTTCAGCTCGTCCACAATGAGCCGACGGTTTTCGTGCGTGTGAAAGACGGCTTCGAGAAGCGCGTCGTGGAGCTTGGCGACGGCGACGAGCGTTCGGTGGAGATCGTCAAGGGCCTCAAGGCCGGCGAGACGATCGCTGTCGCCAACAGTTTCGTGCTCAAGGCCGAAGCCGGCAAGAGCGAAATTCCCGAGGAGTGA
- a CDS encoding efflux RND transporter permease subunit has protein sequence MMQRIIAFSVHSRWLVVLLVALVGAFGLYALAHLPIDAVPDITNNQVQINARAPALSAFEMEKQVTYPIENALAGIPGLDYTRSLSRNGFAQVTAVFSDGVDIYFARQQVNERIGQAREDFPPSVELRLGPIATGLSEIYMWSVRFKEPHKLSPPGEPGWQKDGAYLTPEGMMLRTQVEQESYLRTVQDWIIRPQLRTVPGVAGVDSLGGYVRQYHVQPDPAKLMSLGLSFGDLAATIQRNNVSRGAGYVERNGEGLVVRSGGRLETVDDIGNVVATTRGGVPVRVRDIAAVSIGKELRTGSASMNGEEVVIGTALMLIGANSRTVSAAVDERMQVIARSLPPGVEIKTILNRTLLVDATIKTVAKNLIEGAALVILVLFVMLGNFRAAVVTATVIPVTMLFLAIGMYVFKISANLMSLGALDFGLIADGAIIVAENSLRRLSERQHAAGRPLTTDERLDTVIDSAVEMRRPTVYGQSIIILVYLPILSFSGVEGKMFHPMAMTVIIALLSEFLLSLTFFPAMIALFVSGQGEEGENRIVLALKRGYEPLLRWAMDAPLKVMAIGAGSFVFAVLLYMNLGQEFIPKLDEKNLAMQANRIPSASLTQSQSMQLDLENTIRKLPQVDYVFSKTGTADIATDPMPPNLTDTFIMLKPEKEWPDPHLSKDKLIDDISEKIADLPGNAYEFSQPIQLRFNELLAGVRGDIAVKVFGEDFDAMLKAANQIAAILRATPGATDVKVEQVTGLPVLDIKVDKGAIARYGLSLGAVQDTIGAAIGGEPAGMIFEGDRRFPIFVRLRDNLREDAGALETIPVSLPPDAQGRISTVQLKQVASFSTVDGQNQISRENGKRRVVVSANVRGRDIASVVNEARARVDAKVHIPPGYWIEWGGQFENLAAARARLMIVVPICFFMIFLLLYSALGSARDALLVFTAVPLALVGGVLALWLRGMPMSVSAAVGFIALSGVAVLNGLVMRTYIHQLMVSGVPEREAIFRGAMTRLRPVVMTALVASLGFVPMALATSTGAEVQRPIATVVIGGLISATLLTLIVLPALYAFFGEDQASLAAAREREAA, from the coding sequence ATGATGCAGCGGATCATCGCCTTTTCGGTCCACAGCCGCTGGCTGGTCGTCCTGCTGGTCGCGCTCGTCGGAGCGTTCGGCCTTTATGCGCTCGCGCATCTTCCGATCGACGCCGTTCCGGACATCACCAACAATCAGGTGCAGATCAACGCCCGCGCGCCGGCGCTCTCCGCCTTCGAGATGGAGAAACAGGTCACCTATCCAATCGAGAACGCGCTCGCCGGCATTCCGGGCCTCGACTATACGCGCTCCCTGTCGCGCAACGGCTTCGCGCAGGTGACGGCGGTCTTCTCCGACGGCGTCGACATTTATTTCGCGCGCCAGCAGGTCAATGAGCGCATCGGCCAGGCGCGCGAGGATTTTCCGCCGAGCGTCGAATTGCGCCTCGGGCCGATCGCGACCGGCCTGTCCGAAATCTACATGTGGAGCGTGCGCTTCAAGGAGCCGCACAAGCTGAGTCCGCCCGGCGAGCCCGGCTGGCAGAAGGACGGCGCCTATCTCACGCCCGAAGGCATGATGCTGCGCACGCAGGTCGAGCAGGAGTCCTATCTGCGCACGGTGCAGGACTGGATCATCCGCCCGCAGCTGCGCACCGTGCCGGGCGTCGCCGGCGTCGATTCGCTCGGCGGCTATGTGCGCCAGTACCATGTGCAGCCGGACCCGGCGAAACTCATGTCGCTCGGCCTCTCCTTCGGCGATCTCGCGGCGACGATCCAGCGCAACAATGTGAGCCGCGGCGCCGGCTATGTGGAGCGCAACGGCGAGGGGCTCGTCGTTCGCAGCGGCGGGCGGCTCGAGACGGTGGACGACATCGGCAATGTCGTCGCGACGACGCGCGGCGGCGTGCCCGTTCGGGTGCGCGACATCGCCGCCGTCTCCATCGGCAAGGAGCTGCGCACCGGATCGGCGAGCATGAACGGCGAGGAAGTCGTCATCGGCACGGCGCTGATGCTGATCGGCGCCAACAGCCGCACCGTCTCGGCCGCCGTCGACGAGAGGATGCAGGTCATCGCCAGATCGCTGCCGCCGGGCGTCGAGATCAAGACGATCCTCAACCGCACGCTGCTCGTCGACGCAACGATCAAGACGGTCGCCAAGAATCTGATCGAGGGCGCGGCGCTCGTCATTCTCGTGCTCTTCGTCATGCTCGGGAATTTCCGGGCGGCGGTGGTGACGGCGACGGTCATTCCCGTCACCATGCTGTTCCTCGCGATCGGCATGTATGTCTTCAAGATCAGCGCCAATCTGATGAGCCTCGGCGCGCTCGATTTCGGCCTCATCGCCGACGGCGCGATCATCGTCGCAGAAAACAGCCTGCGTCGCCTCTCCGAGCGCCAGCACGCCGCCGGGCGCCCGCTCACGACCGACGAGCGGCTCGATACGGTGATCGATTCGGCGGTGGAGATGCGCCGCCCCACCGTCTACGGGCAGTCGATCATCATCCTCGTCTATCTGCCGATCCTGAGCTTCTCCGGGGTCGAGGGGAAGATGTTCCATCCCATGGCGATGACGGTCATCATCGCGCTTCTGTCCGAATTTCTCCTCTCGCTGACCTTCTTCCCGGCGATGATCGCGCTCTTCGTGTCGGGCCAGGGCGAGGAGGGGGAGAACAGGATCGTGCTCGCCCTGAAGCGGGGCTATGAGCCGCTGCTGCGCTGGGCGATGGACGCGCCGCTGAAGGTGATGGCGATCGGCGCGGGCTCCTTCGTCTTCGCCGTTCTCCTCTACATGAACCTCGGCCAGGAGTTCATTCCGAAGCTCGACGAGAAGAACCTCGCCATGCAGGCGAATCGCATTCCGAGCGCCTCGCTCACTCAATCACAGTCGATGCAGCTCGATCTCGAAAACACGATCCGCAAGCTGCCGCAGGTGGATTACGTCTTCTCCAAGACCGGCACGGCGGATATCGCCACCGACCCCATGCCGCCCAATCTGACCGACACTTTCATCATGCTGAAGCCGGAGAAAGAGTGGCCCGATCCGCATCTCTCCAAGGACAAGCTCATCGACGACATTTCGGAGAAGATCGCGGATCTTCCCGGCAACGCCTATGAATTTTCGCAGCCGATCCAGCTGCGCTTCAACGAATTGCTCGCAGGCGTGCGCGGCGACATCGCCGTCAAGGTCTTCGGCGAGGACTTCGACGCCATGCTGAAGGCCGCCAATCAGATCGCCGCGATCCTGCGCGCGACGCCGGGGGCGACCGACGTGAAGGTCGAGCAGGTGACCGGCCTGCCGGTTCTCGACATCAAGGTCGACAAGGGCGCCATCGCCCGCTACGGGCTGAGCCTCGGCGCCGTGCAGGATACGATCGGCGCGGCCATCGGCGGCGAGCCCGCCGGCATGATCTTCGAGGGCGACCGGCGTTTCCCGATCTTCGTGCGCCTGCGCGACAATCTGCGCGAGGACGCGGGCGCGCTCGAAACCATTCCCGTTTCGCTGCCGCCGGACGCGCAGGGGCGGATCTCGACCGTGCAGCTCAAACAGGTCGCGAGCTTCTCGACGGTCGACGGCCAGAACCAGATTTCGCGCGAGAACGGCAAGCGGCGCGTCGTGGTCTCCGCCAATGTGCGCGGGCGCGACATCGCCTCGGTCGTCAACGAGGCGCGCGCCAGGGTCGACGCCAAAGTGCATATCCCCCCGGGTTACTGGATCGAATGGGGCGGGCAGTTCGAGAACCTCGCGGCCGCGCGCGCGCGGCTGATGATCGTGGTGCCGATCTGCTTCTTCATGATCTTCTTGCTGCTCTATTCGGCGCTTGGCTCGGCGCGCGACGCGCTTCTCGTGTTCACGGCCGTGCCGCTCGCGCTCGTCGGCGGCGTGCTGGCGCTGTGGCTGCGCGGCATGCCCATGTCGGTCTCGGCGGCCGTGGGCTTCATCGCGCTTTCCGGCGTCGCCGTGCTGAACGGCCTCGTCATGCGCACCTATATCCATCAGCTGATGGTGAGCGGCGTGCCGGAGCGCGAGGCGATCTTCCGCGGCGCCATGACGCGTCTGCGCCCGGTCGTCATGACCGCGCTCGTCGCCTCGCTCGGCTTCGTGCCCATGGCGCTTGCGACATCGACGGGGGCGGAAGTGCAGCGGCCGATCGCCACCGTCGTCATCGGCGGCCTGATCAGCGCGACGCTGCTCACCCTCATCGTGCTGCCGGCGCTTTACGCCTTCTTCGGCGAGGATCAGGCGTCCCTCGCGGCGGCGCGGGAAAGGGAGGCCGCTTGA